In Falco cherrug isolate bFalChe1 chromosome 2, bFalChe1.pri, whole genome shotgun sequence, the following are encoded in one genomic region:
- the NIPA2 gene encoding magnesium transporter NIPA2: MSETRGRYDFCIGLVLAMSSSIFIGGSFILKKKGLLRLARKGSMRAGQGGHAYLKEWLWWAGLLSMGAGEVANFAAYAFAPATLVTPLGALSVLVSAILSSFFLNEKLNLHGKIGCLLSILGSTVMVIHAPQEEEVETLNEMSHKLGDPGFLVFATLVVIVSLILIFVVGPRHGQTNILVYITICSVIGALSVSCVKGLGIAMKELFAGKPVLKHPLSWILLLSLIVCVSTQINYLNRALDIFNTSIVTPIYYVIFTTSVLTCSAILFKEWQHMAADDIIGTFSGFLTIIVGIFLLHAFKDVNFTLANLPLSLRKDDRAANGTLLSTYDCFNHDEESSACLGEIQSTESLSARRNGSLSAF; encoded by the exons ATGAGCGAAACTCGTGGGAGATATGACTTCTGTATTGGTCTGGTGTTGGCTATGAGTTCCAGTATTTTCATCGGAGGAAGTTTcatcctgaaaaagaaaggcCTTCTCCGGTTAGCTAGGAAAGGCTCCATGAGAGCAG gTCAGGGTGGTCATGCATACCTCAAGgagtggctgtggtgggctggacttCTTTCAa TGGGAGCTGGTGAAGTAGCTAACTTTGCTGCCTATGCTTTTGCACCAGCTACGTTAGTGACTCCTTTAGGAGCTCTCAGTGTTCTTGTAAG tgccattctttcatccttctttttaaatgaaaaacttaaTCTACATGGAAAAATAGGGTGTTTGCTAAGTATACTGGGATCAACTGTAATGGTAATTCACGCTCCACaagaggaggaggtagaaaCATTGAATGAAATGTCCCACAAACTAGGTGATCCAG GGTTTTTGGTCTTCGCAACTCTTGTTGTCATTGTGTCTTTAATTCTAATATTTGTGGTGGGACCTCGCCATGGACAGACCAACATTCTCGTGTACATAACAATTTGCTCTGTAATTGGAGCATTATCAGTCTCCTGTGTAAAAGGTTTGGGCATCGCTATGAAGGAGCTTTTTGCAGGAAAACCAGTGCTGAAACATCCCTTGTCTTGGATTCTGCTGCTAAGCCTTATTGTCTGTGTGAGCACGCAGATCAACTATTTAAACAGGGCTCTGGATATATTCAACACTTCAATAGTGACTCCGATATATTATGTAATCTTTACAACATCTGTTTTAACTTGTTCCGCCATCCTTTTCAAGGAATGGCAACACATGGCGGCTGATGACATTATTGGCACCTTCAGTGGCTTCCTGACTATTATTGTGGGGATCTTTTTATTGCATGCCTTCAAAGATGTTAATTTCACCCTAGCAAATCTGCCCCTCTCTTTGCGGAAAGACGACAGAGCAGCAAATGGTACTTTGCTGAGCACGTACGACTGCTTTAATCATGATGAAGAAAGTTCTGCCTGTCTCGGTGAAATACAGTCCACTGAGAGTCTCTCAGCCAGGAGAAATGGAAGTCTGTCGGCCTTCTGA